From Polaribacter butkevichii, a single genomic window includes:
- a CDS encoding glycosyltransferase encodes MKSATFNLKLQNNKFSIENKKTSPINYRALIILVSSFVIMIGAAYSVYVLQDDFSKFNFNRLNNNFGFLFFTLAAALFVFGAMTFIYDVYLYFKYKPIASVSDNELPTVTVIVPAYNEGKQVWATLESLAKSDYPKEKLQLLSIDDGSKDDTWYWMKEAKRILGDQVTIMQQPKNMGKRHALYRGFHMGTGEVFVTVDSDSIVKKDTLRNLVSPIVTDKKCGAVAGNIQVLNNKKALLPKMLNVSFVMSFEFKRSAESSLNSVLCTPGALAAYKATAVFACLPEWIDQKFMGKASDIGEDRALTNMILKQGYSVLFQKNAYAYTNVPEDYTGLYKMFIRWGRSNVRENIAMYKYVFTNFKEGSKFGSRLLFVTQSIKMIMSYPFLIFMFYFVLTHPVLFISSTLLSILIFSTFPVLFYSKKYDLKEALWAYSYSILYTFGLFWITPYAIATAGKSGWLTRELAA; translated from the coding sequence ATGAAATCAGCAACCTTTAATTTAAAATTACAGAATAACAAATTTTCTATAGAAAATAAGAAAACCTCTCCAATTAATTATAGAGCTCTTATTATTCTTGTAAGTTCATTTGTTATAATGATTGGCGCTGCTTATTCCGTTTATGTATTACAAGATGATTTTTCAAAATTTAATTTTAATAGATTAAATAACAATTTTGGATTTCTATTTTTTACACTAGCAGCTGCACTATTTGTCTTTGGAGCAATGACTTTTATTTACGATGTATACTTGTACTTTAAATACAAACCAATTGCCTCTGTAAGTGATAACGAACTCCCTACTGTTACAGTAATTGTACCTGCATATAACGAAGGAAAACAAGTTTGGGCTACGCTAGAAAGTTTAGCCAAAAGCGATTATCCAAAAGAAAAATTACAATTACTATCTATTGATGATGGTAGTAAAGACGATACTTGGTATTGGATGAAAGAAGCTAAAAGAATTTTAGGAGATCAAGTAACCATAATGCAACAACCTAAAAACATGGGTAAAAGACACGCATTGTACCGTGGTTTTCATATGGGTACGGGAGAAGTTTTTGTAACGGTAGATAGTGATTCTATTGTAAAAAAGGATACCCTTCGTAATTTAGTAAGTCCAATAGTTACAGATAAAAAATGTGGTGCTGTAGCAGGTAACATTCAGGTGTTGAATAATAAAAAAGCCTTGTTGCCAAAAATGCTAAATGTTAGTTTTGTAATGAGTTTCGAATTTAAACGATCTGCAGAAAGCAGTTTAAATTCTGTTTTATGCACTCCTGGAGCATTAGCGGCTTACAAAGCAACTGCCGTATTTGCATGTTTACCAGAATGGATCGATCAAAAATTTATGGGGAAAGCTTCGGATATTGGTGAAGATAGAGCCTTAACCAATATGATTTTAAAACAAGGTTACAGCGTGTTATTTCAAAAAAACGCCTATGCCTATACAAATGTACCAGAAGACTATACGGGCTTGTATAAAATGTTTATTAGATGGGGCAGAAGTAATGTTAGAGAAAACATTGCCATGTATAAATATGTTTTTACCAATTTTAAAGAAGGTAGCAAATTTGGATCGAGATTGTTATTTGTTACGCAATCAATAAAAATGATAATGTCTTACCCTTTTTTAATATTCATGTTCTATTTCGTCTTAACACATCCCGTTTTATTTATAAGTTCTACACTATTAAGTATTTTAATATTCTCTACATTCCCTGTATTATTTTACTCAAAAAAATATGATTTAAAAGAAGCTTTGTGGGCATACTCGTACAGTATTTTATACACCTTCGGATTATTCTGGATTACTCCATATGCAATTGCAACAGCAGGTAAAAGTGGTTGGTTAACTCGTGAACTAGCCGCATAA
- a CDS encoding vWA domain-containing protein yields the protein MYKIEEPIYFSLLIIVPAMIVVFLLVLWWKKRTQRKFSDLNLLKKLAPNSSTFKSVLKLVFLLLGITFLIIALVNPKMGTKLKTVKREGVDIVFALDVSKSMLAEDIAPNRLEKAKQIISKTIDQLGSDRVGIIIYAGNAYPLLPITTDHAAANMFLQNANPDMVSSQGTDINGALELAKTYYNNDEQTNRFLVIISDGEDHQEETKQVAKNLANEGIKIYTIGVGLEKGAPIPMRVNGSMIGYKKDNKGETVITKRMPDVLQGIADAADGNYIDGNVTERPVKVIADVIANAEKSEFETKQFSDYKDQFQWFLAIGLLFLLIDIFLFDKKTKWLRKVDLFNEEKTNK from the coding sequence ATGTATAAAATTGAAGAACCAATTTATTTTTCCCTACTAATAATCGTTCCAGCAATGATTGTTGTTTTCTTGTTGGTTTTATGGTGGAAAAAAAGAACACAACGTAAATTTTCTGATTTAAATTTACTAAAAAAATTAGCACCAAATTCATCAACATTTAAATCGGTTTTAAAACTGGTATTTTTACTTTTAGGAATTACATTTTTAATAATTGCTTTGGTAAACCCTAAAATGGGAACCAAATTAAAAACGGTAAAAAGAGAAGGTGTAGATATTGTTTTTGCCTTAGATGTTTCTAAAAGTATGTTGGCAGAAGATATTGCGCCTAACCGATTAGAAAAAGCAAAACAAATTATCTCTAAAACAATAGATCAATTAGGGTCTGATAGAGTGGGAATTATAATTTATGCAGGAAACGCATATCCGCTTTTACCTATTACTACAGATCATGCAGCGGCAAATATGTTTTTGCAAAACGCAAATCCAGATATGGTTTCTAGCCAAGGAACAGATATAAATGGAGCCTTAGAATTAGCCAAAACATATTATAATAATGACGAACAAACCAATCGTTTTTTAGTAATTATATCTGATGGAGAAGATCATCAAGAAGAAACAAAACAAGTTGCTAAGAATTTAGCAAACGAGGGCATTAAAATTTACACCATTGGTGTAGGATTAGAAAAAGGAGCACCTATACCTATGCGCGTAAATGGCTCTATGATTGGCTATAAAAAAGACAACAAAGGAGAAACTGTTATTACCAAGCGAATGCCAGATGTTTTACAAGGTATTGCAGATGCTGCCGATGGAAATTACATTGATGGTAATGTTACAGAAAGACCGGTTAAGGTTATTGCTGATGTGATTGCAAATGCTGAAAAAAGCGAATTTGAAACCAAACAATTCTCTGATTACAAAGACCAATTTCAGTGGTTTTTAGCCATCGGTTTACTATTTTTATTGATTGATATTTTCTTATTTGATAAGAAAACAAAATGGTTACGAAAAGTAGATTTGTTTAATGAAGAAAAAACAAATAAATAA
- a CDS encoding BatD family protein: protein MKKQILYILLFISTIGFAQNPMVKAEIDTTNIRIGEQFQLKITVDETQNVIVPKLHLKGLEVIDSTQVDTIKNSLIRKYILTGFDSGAFYIPQQQIFVKNQAFLTDSLLVNVATIAIDTTKVKKFPIKSIKSEPYTFDDFKIYVYILLAALAIIGFWIYWFVIRKRKEEEEEPTYRALPPYEEAIYRLNELDEKLLWQNNKVKEYYSELTEIVRGYIERELKVPALEKTTDEVLDMLKDFKDAETIQTSEDTIKKLKALLQEADLVKFAKSKPLAIEIEEDRKDAQDIVSNLKPKPIIEENDELE from the coding sequence ATGAAAAAACAAATACTTTACATACTACTATTTATTTCTACCATAGGTTTTGCACAAAACCCAATGGTAAAAGCAGAAATAGATACCACCAATATTAGAATTGGTGAACAGTTTCAATTAAAAATTACGGTAGATGAAACTCAGAATGTTATCGTACCTAAATTACATTTAAAAGGTTTAGAGGTAATAGATTCTACCCAAGTAGATACTATTAAAAATTCTTTAATCAGAAAGTATATTTTAACTGGTTTTGATAGTGGTGCATTTTACATTCCGCAACAACAAATATTTGTAAAGAACCAAGCATTTTTAACAGATTCTCTATTAGTAAATGTAGCTACAATTGCTATTGACACAACTAAGGTGAAGAAATTTCCTATTAAATCTATTAAAAGCGAACCTTATACTTTTGATGATTTTAAAATATACGTTTACATACTTTTAGCTGCTTTGGCAATTATAGGTTTCTGGATTTACTGGTTTGTTATTAGAAAACGAAAAGAAGAGGAAGAAGAACCAACTTACAGAGCATTACCGCCTTACGAAGAAGCTATTTATAGGCTAAATGAATTAGACGAAAAATTATTGTGGCAAAACAATAAAGTAAAAGAATATTATTCTGAATTAACCGAAATTGTTCGTGGTTATATAGAACGAGAATTAAAGGTACCTGCATTAGAAAAAACAACTGACGAAGTTTTAGATATGTTAAAAGATTTTAAAGATGCAGAAACAATTCAGACCTCAGAAGACACCATTAAAAAGTTAAAAGCGTTATTACAAGAAGCAGATTTGGTGAAATTTGCAAAATCGAAACCTTTAGCTATAGAAATTGAAGAAGACAGAAAAGACGCACAAGACATTGTGAGTAATTTAAAACCTAAACCAATTATTGAAGAAAATGATGAATTGGAGTAA
- a CDS encoding UDP-2,3-diacylglucosamine diphosphatase, giving the protein MISITTSENKKVYFASDQHFGAPTPEASFPREKKFVAWLDEVKKDAEAIFLLGDLFDFWFEYKTVVPKGFVRVLGKLAEIKDSGIPIYFFIGNHDLWMNDYFEKELNIPIYHEPQEFLINNKKFLIGHGDGLGPGDHGYKRMKKVFTFPLFKWMFRWLHPDLGVRLGHYMSVKNKLISGDDDAKYLGDDNEWLVLYCKEKLTQQHYDYFVFGHRHLPLEISLKQNSTYINLGDWIQYFTYGKFNDSEFKLLKYNNNSL; this is encoded by the coding sequence TTGATTTCTATAACAACTTCAGAAAATAAAAAAGTCTATTTTGCATCCGATCAACATTTTGGAGCACCAACGCCAGAAGCTAGTTTTCCTCGCGAAAAAAAGTTTGTTGCTTGGTTAGACGAAGTAAAAAAAGATGCAGAAGCTATTTTTTTATTAGGTGATTTATTCGACTTTTGGTTCGAGTATAAAACAGTTGTGCCAAAAGGTTTTGTTAGAGTTTTAGGTAAATTAGCCGAAATAAAAGATAGCGGAATTCCTATTTACTTTTTTATTGGTAATCATGATTTATGGATGAATGATTATTTCGAAAAAGAACTAAACATACCAATATATCATGAACCTCAAGAATTTTTAATCAACAATAAAAAGTTTTTAATTGGGCATGGAGATGGTTTAGGCCCTGGAGATCATGGTTACAAACGTATGAAAAAAGTGTTTACATTTCCTTTATTTAAATGGATGTTTAGATGGTTACATCCAGACTTAGGTGTACGTTTAGGACATTATATGTCTGTAAAAAACAAACTAATTTCTGGGGATGATGATGCTAAATATTTAGGGGATGATAATGAATGGTTGGTACTGTATTGTAAAGAAAAACTAACCCAACAACATTACGATTATTTTGTGTTTGGGCACAGACACCTTCCTTTAGAAATAAGTCTTAAACAAAATTCAACTTATATAAATCTAGGAGATTGGATTCAATATTTTACCTACGGAAAATTTAATGATTCCGAATTTAAACTGTTAAAATACAATAATAATTCCCTTTAA
- a CDS encoding AAA family ATPase yields the protein MDVDVRAINEKIERESAFIDILTLEMNKVIVGQKQMIESLLIGLIGNGHILLEGVPGLAKTLAINTLSKAVQASFSRVQFTPDLLPADVVGTMIYNMKENGFEIKKGPIFANFVLADEINRAPAKVQSALLEAMQERQITIGDTTFKLDEPFLVMATQNPVEQEGTYPLPEAQVDRFMLKVVIDYPKLQDEQIIMRQNLSGGFSKVNPVVSVDQIIRAREVANEVYMDEKIEKYILDIIFATRYPEKYNLPQLKDLISFGASPRGSINLAKAAKCYAFIKRRGYVIPEDVRAVVFDILRHRIGITYEAEAENVTSVDIINSIINEIEVP from the coding sequence ATGGATGTAGATGTAAGAGCTATTAATGAAAAAATAGAAAGAGAAAGTGCCTTTATAGACATTCTTACTTTAGAAATGAATAAAGTAATTGTTGGGCAAAAACAAATGATAGAAAGTTTGTTAATTGGCTTAATTGGTAATGGACACATTTTGTTAGAAGGGGTTCCTGGATTGGCAAAAACATTAGCAATTAATACTTTGTCTAAAGCGGTACAAGCTAGTTTTAGTAGAGTACAATTTACACCAGATTTATTACCTGCAGATGTTGTTGGAACCATGATTTACAACATGAAAGAAAATGGTTTCGAAATTAAAAAAGGACCTATTTTTGCAAACTTTGTGTTAGCAGATGAGATTAACAGAGCGCCAGCAAAAGTGCAATCTGCTTTATTAGAGGCAATGCAAGAACGCCAAATTACTATTGGTGATACTACTTTTAAATTAGATGAGCCTTTCTTGGTAATGGCAACTCAAAACCCGGTAGAACAAGAAGGAACCTATCCTTTACCAGAAGCACAAGTAGATAGGTTTATGCTAAAAGTGGTAATTGATTATCCTAAATTACAAGACGAGCAAATTATTATGCGTCAAAATTTATCTGGCGGATTTTCAAAAGTAAATCCTGTAGTTTCTGTAGATCAAATTATAAGAGCAAGAGAAGTTGCTAACGAAGTGTATATGGATGAAAAAATTGAGAAATACATTCTTGATATCATCTTTGCAACTCGTTATCCTGAGAAATACAACTTACCACAATTAAAAGATTTAATTAGTTTCGGTGCATCACCAAGGGGAAGTATTAACCTTGCAAAAGCTGCAAAATGTTATGCTTTCATCAAAAGAAGAGGGTATGTAATACCAGAAGATGTTAGAGCAGTTGTTTTTGATATTTTACGTCACAGAATAGGAATTACCTATGAAGCGGAAGCAGAAAACGTAACTTCTGTAGACATTATCAATTCTATTATTAACGAGATTGAAGTACCATAG
- a CDS encoding DUF58 domain-containing protein, giving the protein MQTKEILKKVRKIEIKTKRLSNDIFGGEYHSSFKGRGMTFSEVRQYQFGDDVRAIDWNVTARYNEPYIKVFEEERELTMMLLVDVSGSELFGTSTQFKKDTVTEIAATLAFSATQNNDKVGLILFSDDVELFIPPKKGKSHVLRIIRELIEFKPKSKKTNIAAALKFLSSVMKKRAIVFMLSDFMDDDYEKTLKIAANKHDLTGIRIFDKHDEEIPNLGMVPMLDSETREVKLINTASKSVRTSYKANALRLTDYYINMFKRSGAGAVNARVDENYVKKLLGYFKHKGR; this is encoded by the coding sequence TTGCAAACTAAGGAGATACTTAAAAAAGTTCGTAAAATAGAAATTAAGACAAAGCGTTTGTCTAATGATATTTTTGGAGGTGAATACCATTCATCATTCAAAGGACGTGGTATGACTTTTTCTGAAGTAAGACAATACCAATTTGGCGATGATGTAAGAGCCATTGATTGGAATGTTACTGCGCGTTATAACGAACCTTATATAAAGGTTTTTGAAGAAGAGCGTGAGTTAACCATGATGCTTTTGGTAGATGTTTCTGGCTCTGAATTATTTGGTACATCAACGCAGTTTAAAAAAGATACTGTTACAGAAATTGCCGCTACATTAGCCTTTTCTGCCACGCAAAATAACGATAAAGTAGGTTTAATTTTATTTTCTGATGATGTAGAACTTTTTATCCCTCCTAAAAAAGGAAAAAGTCACGTTTTACGAATTATTAGAGAATTAATAGAATTTAAACCTAAAAGTAAAAAAACCAATATTGCTGCCGCTTTAAAATTTTTATCTAGTGTGATGAAAAAAAGAGCCATTGTTTTTATGTTATCAGATTTTATGGATGATGATTACGAAAAAACATTAAAAATTGCGGCAAATAAACATGACTTAACAGGAATTAGAATTTTTGATAAACATGATGAGGAAATTCCTAATTTAGGGATGGTACCAATGTTAGATTCAGAAACTAGAGAAGTTAAGCTGATAAATACAGCATCGAAATCTGTAAGAACAAGCTACAAAGCAAACGCACTACGTTTAACAGATTATTATATAAACATGTTTAAAAGAAGCGGTGCTGGTGCTGTAAATGCTAGAGTTGATGAAAACTATGTGAAAAAATTACTAGGTTATTTTAAACATAAAGGAAGATAG
- a CDS encoding vWA domain-containing protein, whose translation MNWSNFEFHSPGFLWLLAIIPLLAIWHFFMRKKDAAVLTMPSIKGFNTDSLLSKLKPALYLLRLFALAAIIIALARPRNVAVSKKTKTNKGIDIVMAIDVSASMLARDLEPNRLEALKKVAIDFVDRRPNDRIGIVVYAGESFTQTPITSDKGIVKRTISELKWGQLEGGTAIGMGLGSAVNRLKESTAKSKVIILLTDGVNNSGNIDPRTATELAKELNIKTYTIGIGTNGMADFPYSRDPRTGNLQFRKLPVEIDEELLKEIATETQGKYFRATDNESLKEIYDEIDKLEKTKIEEFKYYNYQEKYRIFVFLGLGFLLLEFLLRNTIFKSFI comes from the coding sequence ATGAATTGGAGTAATTTTGAATTTCATAGTCCGGGTTTTTTGTGGCTGTTAGCAATCATACCATTATTAGCAATTTGGCACTTTTTTATGCGTAAAAAAGATGCCGCAGTTTTAACAATGCCTAGTATAAAAGGTTTTAATACAGACTCTCTTTTATCTAAATTAAAACCCGCTTTATATCTTTTAAGACTATTCGCCTTGGCAGCAATTATTATTGCCTTGGCAAGACCAAGAAACGTTGCTGTAAGTAAAAAAACAAAAACGAATAAAGGGATAGATATTGTTATGGCCATTGATGTTTCTGCAAGTATGTTGGCTAGAGATTTAGAACCAAACAGACTAGAGGCTCTTAAAAAAGTAGCTATAGATTTTGTAGATAGAAGACCTAACGACAGAATAGGAATTGTAGTTTACGCCGGAGAGAGTTTTACACAAACACCAATTACAAGCGATAAAGGGATTGTAAAACGTACTATTTCTGAATTAAAATGGGGACAATTAGAAGGCGGAACTGCCATAGGAATGGGCTTAGGTTCTGCAGTTAACAGATTAAAAGAAAGTACCGCAAAAAGTAAGGTTATCATTTTACTAACCGATGGTGTAAATAACTCAGGAAACATAGATCCTAGAACTGCTACAGAACTAGCCAAAGAATTAAACATTAAAACCTACACCATAGGAATTGGAACAAACGGAATGGCAGATTTTCCTTATAGTAGAGATCCTAGAACTGGTAATTTACAATTTAGAAAGCTACCAGTAGAAATTGATGAAGAGTTACTAAAAGAAATTGCCACAGAAACACAAGGAAAATACTTTAGAGCAACAGACAACGAGTCGTTAAAAGAAATTTATGATGAAATTGACAAGCTTGAAAAAACAAAAATAGAAGAATTTAAGTATTACAATTATCAAGAAAAATATAGAATTTTTGTCTTTTTAGGACTAGGATTCTTATTGTTAGAATTCTTGTTAAGAAATACCATCTTTAAATCGTTTATTTAA